From Haloarcula hispanica ATCC 33960, the proteins below share one genomic window:
- a CDS encoding DUF362 domain-containing protein: protein MNFPDRGDVDHLIDPQPLPGFARVRYEPETAAVDDPSAAARTELDRLDFDGLEAGATVAVAVGSRGIHRIDDIVETVVSDIRDRGFEPVVVPAMGSHGGATPEGQREVLESLGITESRLDAPIDARMDTAQVDTVTVGDTEFPVHVSTAAQEADAVVVVNRVKPHTNYSGRIESGLTKMTVVGLGKQHGAKAFHSTAIKEGYVEALETALPVVESALPLVGGVALVENFHEETAHVEAIPAGSFTDREPALLEQAYDEMATLPVDDIDLLVVDELGKDVSGAGMDTNVIGRYRVLNAPDPDEPAIKLLYARGLTEATKGNGNGIGLADITRQAAVDQLDLQKTYANALTSGSTAKAKLPLVAPDDEFAIRTALSALGGYDPDTVRIVWIQTTQDLSELHVSEPLVEDLPTAAEVTGRESLTFTDGTASFTRD, encoded by the coding sequence ATGAACTTCCCCGACCGAGGCGACGTGGACCACCTTATCGACCCACAGCCGCTGCCGGGCTTCGCTCGCGTCCGGTACGAGCCGGAGACGGCCGCCGTCGACGACCCGTCGGCCGCGGCGCGGACCGAACTCGACCGCCTCGACTTTGACGGGCTGGAAGCGGGTGCGACTGTTGCCGTTGCCGTCGGCAGCCGTGGCATCCACCGTATCGACGACATCGTCGAGACTGTCGTTTCGGATATCCGTGATCGGGGCTTCGAACCAGTCGTCGTCCCGGCGATGGGGAGCCACGGCGGGGCAACGCCCGAGGGCCAGCGCGAAGTGCTGGAAAGTCTTGGTATCACCGAATCACGCCTGGATGCCCCCATCGACGCCCGGATGGACACTGCACAGGTCGACACCGTTACTGTCGGTGACACCGAGTTTCCGGTCCACGTCTCGACGGCGGCACAGGAAGCGGATGCCGTGGTCGTCGTGAACCGGGTGAAGCCCCACACCAACTACAGCGGCCGCATCGAGAGCGGCCTGACGAAAATGACCGTCGTCGGGCTGGGGAAGCAACACGGCGCGAAAGCGTTCCACTCGACAGCCATCAAGGAGGGGTACGTGGAGGCGCTGGAAACCGCACTCCCGGTTGTCGAGTCGGCACTGCCGCTTGTCGGCGGCGTGGCGCTGGTCGAGAACTTCCACGAGGAGACGGCCCACGTCGAAGCGATTCCCGCGGGCTCGTTCACCGACCGCGAGCCAGCGTTGCTGGAGCAGGCCTACGACGAGATGGCGACGCTTCCGGTCGACGACATCGACCTGCTCGTCGTCGACGAACTCGGTAAGGACGTCTCCGGCGCGGGGATGGACACGAACGTCATCGGCCGCTACCGCGTCCTCAACGCGCCGGACCCCGACGAGCCGGCGATCAAACTGCTGTACGCTCGCGGGCTCACCGAGGCGACGAAGGGCAACGGCAACGGCATCGGCTTGGCCGATATCACCCGCCAGGCTGCGGTTGACCAGCTGGACCTGCAGAAGACGTACGCGAACGCGCTCACCAGCGGGTCAACGGCGAAGGCGAAGCTCCCCCTCGTTGCGCCGGACGATGAGTTCGCCATCCGGACGGCGCTGTCCGCGCTCGGTGGCTACGACCCCGACACCGTCCGGATCGTCTGGATACAGACCACGCAGGACCTGTCCGAACTGCACGTCTCCGAGCCGCTCGTCGAGGACCTGCCGACCGCCGCCGAGGTTACCGGCCGCGAGTCGCTCACGTTCACCGACGGCACCGCGTCGTTTACCCGGGACTGA
- a CDS encoding EstA family serine hydrolase has translation MPQLSADAIEQLRAQFDRQLEVGLHHGAQLAVYVDGDLVVDFAGGSTGPDGDETTPETRHVLFSCTKPFVGVGLHQLVEQGELDYDDRVVEHWPEFADDGTQKASITVRQVLSHTAGLPFGAFDEQYESWGDWDAVVAAMEDIDPVFEPGTTPAYHAINYGWLVGELIRRCSGQPVEAYVAENVFEPLGMDHTGIGLRDDEPDDVATLAGYEAFERCHDVDEGLDDPAASAGAFNQEAMRRAVIPAANGIGTARDMARFYACLANGGSLDGTQLLTEATVDEATTTHAETESDGTLSRPARYGLGVWTGGLAADMFGAASKERMFGHAGLGSSFGWADPELNVGFALVTNGIRDESFEHAARVGQLSDAVRLLLQD, from the coding sequence ATGCCACAACTCAGCGCAGACGCCATCGAACAGCTCCGGGCTCAGTTCGACCGACAACTCGAGGTCGGACTGCACCACGGCGCACAGCTGGCGGTGTACGTCGACGGGGACCTCGTCGTCGACTTCGCCGGCGGTTCCACGGGTCCCGACGGTGACGAAACGACGCCCGAGACGCGCCACGTGCTGTTCTCCTGTACGAAGCCGTTCGTCGGTGTCGGCCTGCACCAGCTCGTCGAGCAGGGCGAACTCGACTACGACGACCGGGTCGTCGAGCACTGGCCGGAGTTTGCCGACGACGGCACGCAGAAAGCATCGATTACAGTCCGGCAGGTACTCAGCCACACCGCCGGCCTCCCCTTCGGTGCGTTCGACGAACAGTACGAAAGCTGGGGCGACTGGGACGCCGTCGTCGCGGCGATGGAAGACATCGACCCCGTGTTCGAGCCCGGAACGACGCCGGCGTATCACGCTATCAACTACGGCTGGCTGGTCGGTGAACTCATCCGCCGCTGTAGCGGCCAGCCGGTCGAAGCATACGTCGCGGAGAACGTGTTCGAGCCGCTGGGGATGGACCACACCGGTATCGGTCTGCGGGATGACGAGCCCGACGACGTGGCGACCCTGGCCGGCTACGAGGCGTTCGAGCGGTGTCACGATGTCGACGAGGGGCTCGATGACCCCGCCGCGTCCGCCGGGGCATTTAATCAGGAAGCGATGCGCCGGGCAGTGATCCCCGCGGCTAACGGCATCGGTACGGCCCGGGACATGGCCCGGTTCTACGCCTGTCTCGCCAACGGCGGGTCGCTGGACGGGACGCAACTGCTGACCGAAGCGACTGTCGACGAGGCGACCACGACTCACGCCGAAACCGAGTCCGACGGCACGCTATCGCGCCCGGCCCGCTACGGCCTTGGCGTCTGGACCGGCGGGCTGGCCGCCGATATGTTCGGGGCCGCCAGCAAAGAGCGCATGTTCGGCCACGCCGGCCTCGGGAGTTCGTTCGGCTGGGCCGACCCCGAACTGAACGTCGGGTTCGCGCTCGTCACGAACGGTATCCGCGACGAGTCCTTCGAACACGCCGCCCGCGTCGGCCAGCTTTCCGACGCCGTCCGACTGCTGTTACAGGACTGA